Below is a genomic region from Pseudoruegeria sp. SHC-113.
GCGTGGTGTTGAAGTTCTCGAAGCTCATCAGGAAGGCCACCACCACCGCGCCGATGATCGCGGGCGCAAGGAAGGGCAGCGTGATGGTGCGCACCGCCGTCAAGTGATCGGCGCCAAGGTTCAGCGCGGCTTCTTCCAGCGTGCGGTCGAACTTCTGCAGCCGGGCCGAGATCACCAGCGTGGCGATCGTGGTGATGAAGCTGAACTGCCCGAGGATCACCAGCAGAAGGCCCGGTCGCAGGGCCTCAATGTCCATCTGAGCGATGTCCCAGATGCCATTGGCCAGCGTTGAGGAGAAGACGAGGATCGAGATGCCCAGCACGATGCCGGGGATCACCAGCGGCAGCAGCATCAGCACGTAGAGCAGGCCTTTGCCACGGAACTCGTAGCGGTTGAACAGGAAGGCGTTGGTGGTGCCCACAAAGACCGAAAGGGCCGCCACGCAGGCCGCCACGAAGGCCGAGGTGCCCACCGCGCGCAGGATGCCGCGTTCATGGAACACGCCGATCTGCGGGCGCTCGTCGCCAAAGAACCAGTTCCACGTGAACCCTTCCCACGGAAGCGAGGGGAACTGGCTGTCGTTGAAGGCGAAGACGGCCACCACCGTGAGCGGCAGGGCGAGGTAGATGAAGAACAGGATCACATAACCGCCGTAGACGGCGCGGAAAGCGCGGGATTGGGGGATTGTCGGGATCATGGCGCTACCCCATCGTTTCTTTCAGGGTGCGGCCGGTGAGCCGCAGCATGCCCCAGACGATCACCGAAGAGAGCACCAGCAGCATGAAGCCGAAGGCCGCGCCCAGCTCCCAGTTGGAGCGCACGATGAACTGGTTGTAGATCATCTCGGTGAACCAGAGGCTGTCTTTCCCGCCGAGCATCGTCGGCGTCAGGTAGTTGCCGAGCGAGAGCATGAAGACCACGATACAGCCGGCCACGATGCCGGGCATGGCGTGGGGGATGATGATCTCCCGCAGCACGGAGAGCCCGCTGCCGCCCAGATCGTAGCCCGCCTCGATCACGCTATCATCAAGGCTTTCCAGCGTGGTGACGAGCGGCACCACCATGAAAAGCATCGACGTGTAAACAAGCCCCACCATCATCGTGGCGTCAGTGTAGAGCAGCTCCACCGGCTGATCGGCCAGCCCGACCCATTGCAGCAGGTTCGAGATGATGCCGGTTTCGCGCAGCAGGATCATCCAGCCGAAGGTGCGTACCAGTTCGGAGACGTAGAAGGGGATCAGGCAGAGCATGAACAGGATCTGCTGCAGCCGCCCCTTGGCCATCTTGGCGATGTAATAGGCCACCGGAAAGGCGATCAGCAGCGTGATCACCGTGGCCAGCACCGACATCACCGCCGTGCGCGCGAAGGTGCGCAGGTAGAGCGGCTCTGTCAGGGCCTTCTCATATTGCACGAAGCTGCGTTCATAGACGCCGAAGCTGATCCGCTCGCGCAACGACAGCAGCAGCATGTCAATATGCGGAATGATGATCAGCAGGCCCAGCCACAGCACGAGCGGCGTGAGCAACAGGAGAAACGCGATGCGGGACTGGTTGCGCATCAGGTGGCTCCGAAACAGGTGGCCTGATCCGCGCCCCAGCCGATGTGCACGGTATCGCCGCGCTTGAGGCTGGCAAACTCGCCCGATTGCGGCAGGGTGACTTCCAGCGTCTCGCCCACACCGTCCTGCACCAGCACGCGCGAGGCCGCGCCGTTGAACAGCAGGCTGGTGACGGTGCCCTGCAGGCGGTTGTCGAATTGCGAAAGCGCCTCGGCGGAGGCCGCAAGGCGGATCGCCTCGGGGCGCACGAAGATCTCGGCCGGCGCGCCTTCGGACAGCCCGGCGCCCGCGGCGCGCATGGCAAGGCCGCTGTCGGTGCGCAGTTGCAGCGTGCCGGCCTCGGAGCGTTCGACGCGCCCCTTCCAGCGGTTGCTCTCGCCGATGAAGCCCGCCACGAAAGCGGTTTCGGGGCGGTAATAGAGATCCTGCCCGGTGCCGACCTGCTCAAACCGCCCGGCGTTCATCACCGCGATCTGGTCAGACATCACCAGCGCCTCGGATTGATCGTGGGTGATGTAAACGAAGGTCGTGTCAAAGGCCGCCTGCAGCGCCTTCAGCTCCACCTTCATATGCTCGCGCAGCTTCAGATCGAGCGCGCCGAGGGGTTCGTCCAGCAGCAGCACATCCGGCTCCAGCACCATGCAGCGGGCAATCGCCACGCGCTGCTTCTGGCCACCGGAAAGCTCATCGACCTTACGCCCCCCGATGCCCG
It encodes:
- a CDS encoding ABC transporter permease gives rise to the protein MIPTIPQSRAFRAVYGGYVILFFIYLALPLTVVAVFAFNDSQFPSLPWEGFTWNWFFGDERPQIGVFHERGILRAVGTSAFVAACVAALSVFVGTTNAFLFNRYEFRGKGLLYVLMLLPLVIPGIVLGISILVFSSTLANGIWDIAQMDIEALRPGLLLVILGQFSFITTIATLVISARLQKFDRTLEEAALNLGADHLTAVRTITLPFLAPAIIGAVVVAFLMSFENFNTTLMLVGSDAPLTIAMFDRLKEGSTPLLNAVSLLLMLGSSLLALMAVLFQRRT
- a CDS encoding ABC transporter permease, with amino-acid sequence MRNQSRIAFLLLLTPLVLWLGLLIIIPHIDMLLLSLRERISFGVYERSFVQYEKALTEPLYLRTFARTAVMSVLATVITLLIAFPVAYYIAKMAKGRLQQILFMLCLIPFYVSELVRTFGWMILLRETGIISNLLQWVGLADQPVELLYTDATMMVGLVYTSMLFMVVPLVTTLESLDDSVIEAGYDLGGSGLSVLREIIIPHAMPGIVAGCIVVFMLSLGNYLTPTMLGGKDSLWFTEMIYNQFIVRSNWELGAAFGFMLLVLSSVIVWGMLRLTGRTLKETMG
- a CDS encoding ABC transporter ATP-binding protein, which gives rise to MTPDLECADLVKRFGETTAVDNVSFSVPPGSFFSILGPSGCGKTTIMRMIAGFLEPTSGDIRIKGGSVLDTPPNKRPVNMVFQHLALFPMMTIAENIGYGLRRRGMAKPEIARKVDEALERIGLPGIGGRKVDELSGGQKQRVAIARCMVLEPDVLLLDEPLGALDLKLREHMKVELKALQAAFDTTFVYITHDQSEALVMSDQIAVMNAGRFEQVGTGQDLYYRPETAFVAGFIGESNRWKGRVERSEAGTLQLRTDSGLAMRAAGAGLSEGAPAEIFVRPEAIRLAASAEALSQFDNRLQGTVTSLLFNGAASRVLVQDGVGETLEVTLPQSGEFASLKRGDTVHIGWGADQATCFGAT